From Acinonyx jubatus isolate Ajub_Pintada_27869175 chromosome E2, VMU_Ajub_asm_v1.0, whole genome shotgun sequence:
gagagagacaaagacagagcgtgaatgggggaggggcagagagagatggaaacacagagaatctgaagcaggctccaggctctgagctgtcaacatagagcccaacatggagctcgaacccacagactgtgagatcgtgacctgaaccgaagtcggacgcttaactgagccacccaggcgcacctggaGTGATGAATTTTTAATCTAGAAGTATGTTCTAAGTAACTGCTTGAGATCCAGATCAATGAATCAATGCCCACACTGGGTAATACTGGACATAGATTATCTCCCTAGCTCTTAAGTGccttatttttttgtcttatgtTAGTCTATAGAAGCTAGACTAAACTTCATGAGCATTAGTAGCTAAAAGTCAAGGATGAAGAGAAGTATAAAGTATGGACTGCAGGTATGGGAGGAATAGATGGATCACTGGACATCACAGTAGTTCTATAAGACTTCATAGTAAAGCACGGATGACCCTTAAGCTGCTTTTGGTCCACACCCATCTCTTTTTGCCCTGGATCtacatttccagattttttctggATACTTCTTCCTGGAAAGCTCCCAGATCACCTTTCCAGCTTGTTTACTCTCCTCCCAACCTGTTAAAAGGGCTCTCCCTTTTTCAGTGAAAGATATCGCCCTCCATCCAGAAACTTGGGCTTCGTCCTCTCACCTCCCACATCCTATCAGCACCaaactttgtttttcccttctgtctttgGAACATCTCTTCACTATCCTATCCATCCCACTGCCTCCATCCCAGCCCAGGCCATTATCGTTTCTCCTAACTACGGCTTCAGACTCCTCACTGTTTCCTGCCTCCTCTGTCCACACAACTGCTAGAGGACCTTTCCAAAGACCAGCTGTGATCACAAAATTCCCCTGCTTCAAGCCCACATGTGGCTCCTCAGTTACCTGGGAGTAAATTCCAAACTCCACAGCCATTCCACCAGGCCTTATGACCAAGCCCCTGCTTACCtcttcagcttcattttttttttttttccttcatttttttatttttaaggggctcccaggtagctcagtcagttagttaagcatcccatttcatctcagggcatgatcttgcagtcctgagttcgagtcctgtatcgggctctctgctgtcagcacggagcccacttcagatcctctgacccattcccctctgtccctcccctgctcacgttttctctctctctctctcaaaaaataaacatttaaaataaacaaataaacatttttaaaaaagattttatttttaagtaatctctatacacaacatagggctcaaactcacaaccctgagatcaagagttgcatgctccatccactgagccagccaggcgcccctcttcagcCTCATTTCTAACGCCCCCCTCAGGCCCCTGTGGATTTAGGTTGCTTGCCTCCTCTCCCAGTCCAACCTCAGCTCTCCCTCCCTATATTGTTCCATGCTCTGGCTTCCATTTTATTCCTTAATTGGGATCCCAGGATGTGTAAAAGTGCATTCTAAAACACTGTGTTCTGTAGGGCACATGAAGAGTGTTTTGAGTGTCTAAGCTTTTTCTGCATTAAACATGGTACTTTCATACTTGAAATGTTTTAGATGGTGCCTATTACCTAGTAGAATAGTCAGCAAATGCTTATGGTAACATGTATACATACTGGAGGATACAAAGTAAATGAGGATACAAAGTAAATAAGCAATTGCAATGGGATGTGATTACTACTGGACCAGGGTAAGTGCAGGTTCCTATGACAGGACCATAGTGGAGGGACCCACTTCAGAAGAAATCTGTGATGTCTAGGTTGAAGCCTGTCAAATGAGCAAGCATTAGCAAGGCAAGATGAGGCCAGAAGAATGTACCACAAGGGGCAAGCAAGCTTTGTAAGTGCATTAGTGCAGAGCAAGAAGTTAGGTggcagatggggcgcctgggtggctcagtcagttaagtgtccaacttcggctcaggtcatgatctcatggtccatgggtttgagcctcacgtcgggttctgtgctgacagctcagagcctggagcctacttcggattctttgtctccctctctctctgaccctccccccttcatgctctgtctctctctgtctcaaaaataaataaacatttaaaaaaaaaaaaaaagaagaagaagttagGTGGCAAAAGTGAAGCTGGCTTTGTGCCCAGGTTGAGGGGGCTGGACTTTTCCCTAGGAGAAAGGAGAGCCTCTGTGGTGGGTTTGTTTTAGAAACCATTCTGaaaagtgtgcctgggtggctcagtcagttaagcgtctgtcttcagctcgggctatgatcttgcaatttgtgagtttcgagccccacatcagactctgcactgacagtgtggagtctgctttggattttctctccctctctctctctctctctctccccctctctctctctccccttccacttctctctctctcaaaataaatgaaataaaacttaaaaaaaagaaagaaatcattctgATGAACCATGGAAAATGGATGGAAGAAGGGTAAGACCTGAGGCAGGAAGCCTGTGAGGGAGTTTCAGTGTCTTAGAGGTCAACATGTCCTGAATCTGAGTGGTGCCAATGGGGATAAAGAGGAGTGGacagaatttagaaatatttagggCATTTAATTGAGAGGATTCTGGTGGCTGGGATGAGGGGACAAAGGAAAGAGTCAAGGTTGAGGTCATTGTGTGGCTTAGGTCCCTGGTAGTTTGGTAACCTCAAGAGACCCGGAGAAGAAACAAGCTTTGAGATACTCAGTTTGATTTTGGGCATGCTGAGTTTGAAACACCTTGGCTATTCAAAAGGAGGTATCCAGCCAGCAGTTGGATATGGGGTGAGGAGAGAGCCATGTGAATCATTGGATTCAGCCTCAGCATATAAATGGGAGTCAGAGGAATAGATGTGGTAGTTCAGGGAGTGTTTcaagagagaacaggaaagggCCTAGAATAGAATCTTAGGGAGTGATGTTTGTAAGAGGATGCTTGAGGAGGAGGTGAGAGAGGATTGTAAGGAGATTCAGAGGAAATAGCTAGAGATGTAGATTTTAGCCATGGCAATTCAATTACTTATTCAGTGGCTCTAAAGCAGCATTTATTGAGAGTCCATATGCCCTGGGTATGTTTAGAGACAAATGAGACTTGACCGTTGACATCAAACTCAAACTCAAATGTGGTCACCACCATATTGTAACCTTTTGAAAAAAGAGGCTCCTCTCTTGCAGGCTATTGATGGTCTCATTTTCTAAATGATAGACTGCTTGTCCATAGCTGTTCATCTAGGCCCTGGAGTCCTTACCAAGCTTACCCTTCCAATATTACCCAGGCACAGAAGGTCTGGGTCCGACAGCCAAGCCATGGCAGGTAGATGGCCTGAATAGGACACTCCAGGGCTGTCTGGTGGCTGGAAAGGAGGGCGAAGGAGCATGTCATATGCCTAGGGTTCAGCAAATTGTACCCACACATCGTgcacagaaacacacaaagaagGCACCCCCACTTTGTGGGTGAGACAAAGAAGCAAGCAGTCCTCTTCCCACGTGCCAACCCATCTGCTTCTTTGCCTTCACAGacatgcctttctttcttcttttttttggttcTCTACAGCTTTGAATACATGGAGAAGAAGAGTGGGAGACAGGAAAAAAGGTAAGATTAGAAGACGAAaggggggagaaaggggaagcgCCGATGACCACCAACACAATAAACTATCCTGGACTACCTCAGTCTGGTCCCTCTTTTGTATCCTACACTTATATTTTGTCCTGGGAGAGCTCCAACTATGATGGCAAAGGCAGAGCTGTGGCCTTGATGGACTTGATTGATGGGGCACTCCTCAGTATGTAACACTTCTGCTGTCCTCTCACAGAGGCTGGCACAGGCTCCACAGGACAGCTACGCATAGGCTTTCCCTGCCCTGGTGCCTTTGAATCCTGATGGTGTCatcaggccccctcccccccatcactTTGGGCAGCAGGAATGAGTGCCTCCCTGAACCTGTGTGACAGCAGGTAGGAGGTGGAGGGAGTGCCAGGTGGTGGGGGAGCACCTGTGAGGCTGTGTgtatgttgggggaggggagggtacgAGAGCCTCTCCCTGTCCTCAACTACATCACATACATGGGCCTGGGCCTAGGTGTAGGAGGCCATTTGGCCTGACATCAGGGCGTTAATGGAGAGGGGTCGAGTGGCTGTTCTGGAATTGATCCACACTACTCTAAGCTAGGTAGGCTTGATGGGACAAAGGCCTGAGACTTTTTGCTTTGGTCTTGATAGTCCTTCACCTGTACCTGGCTGTGCTCACAGTGCCCTAATTCTGGCTCCTGCTCATCCTGACCCTCACACTCACCCTCAGCTAGAGCTGAATACTAGGCTCTGGCCTTGGGACTGTCTTTGTAAAGGACAGAGTTAGGGGCCCTATCCCTTCTCAGCATTGGAAAGCAGGCTGCTCAGATTTTTGGTGACTGCTTCATTTAACCCTTGGTtgggatatttttccatcctCTACTTCTTGCCCAGGCCCTGTGCTCTCCTGTGGATTGAGCTGTGAGCTCATCCTGGCCCAGTCACCCCTGTCTGCACTTTCCCAGGACCTGGCCAGTGAATGTTCACTTCCTCTTTCCTGACCACACAGGCTACAATTTGGATCCAAGTGGATAGTCCTGCCCCACTAGTGGGCCTCTTGTGGGGCCTCAGGCCTGATAGGCTCCTTGGGGTGGTTCTGGGACTGTACTCTTCCTATAGGGGCTCTTGGGGCAGGCCCAAACTGTGGCCAACTTTGGGTGCTGGCTTGGTCTCTATCACTTGTTTGCTTTCTCCACCCCCTGCCACCCTAGCCAACCATCCAAAAAGCTGAGCTGCATAACATCCACCATCCCTCCATGCCACCCTTCATAGTTATAGAGGGAGCATAGAGCTGTGTCACGTGCTGAGGGCTGTCTGCCTgccaccacccccactccagccccGGCGCTTCTGGAATGAGCCACCTGTATCCACACACAGGTGTTTCCTGTGCTCCTTCCTGTTGGCCGTTTTTTCTGCTCAGCTTGGCTTCCCCAGCAGGTGGTTAAGGGCCCAGCCTAACCTCCTCATACACAGCTCTAAAACACTGGGGAGCAGGGCTCCCTTGGGGATCTgggtcacccctcccccacctcccccgggGGACTATTGGCACCTCATTGGCTCCTCTTGAGTGCAGGCACACACACTTTCCCCCGTGTCACACTGCTGTGCTACCACCACAGGCACCGCAACAGAGTGGGTTCAGGGAGTAGGGAAgtcctttgtttcccttgcccctggaTGATGAAAGCtctggagggacagaggaagggtagagagcCTGTTTGTCCAGCCTTGGGTGTGGGCCTCCCTCGGGCCCTCTTTGAAACAGGCCCGCCATTCTgaaattccaccccccccccccatagaatTCTTAACCTTCTGGGGTTAACACACTCACGTGCCAGGTAGCTCTGGGAAGATGTGAGTCCTTTCCCTGGAGCCCTGCCTCCCGAAGCAGCAGTCTGCCtgttggggggcctgggggcagcaCACAGGGTTCAGTCAGATTTGTTATTACAGAGAGGAGAGGCAGCTTGGGGAGAGAAAGGACTTGCTGTTTAGTATCACAGGGCAGCTGCCCGAGTTTCCTGCCTCCTAGGCCCCAGCTCTTCCCCTCTGCAAGAATCTCCTCTCTCTTACTACCCAGCCCCCAAGGAGCTCCTTGGGTTCAGCTCAGCCACCTCCTTAGGAAGCTGCCTAAGCCAAGAGAAGGCCCAGAAGCCTGGTGTTCCTTGATGGGATTCTGCTGCCCCCTTTTGGCCAAAAGCTCACGCTCTTACCGTGCCTTATCCTGCCAGCTTCCTCTGTCTGCAGGCCACCTCATGCTAGCTGCTAGGGAGCCACTCTCAGGACTGGGACCTTTGGGCTTTCTCTAGGCCAACTCCACAGTTCAGCTCCAGCCTGGACCCATAGCTTCCAGGCCCAGGGCACCCCCAAGCATCCAGACTGGACCTCCTCAACAATACCCACTACCCTCTTCCTCTGCTGTTTTGCAACCCCAGTTTCAGTCTCTGGGCTCTCTTCCACCTGAATTTCCAGGGCCAAAGCACAGTTGGAATGCAGATAGACCAGGGTCAGGAAGGGCCATAGCCAGAGAGTGCTGGAGCAGAGGGTCAGGAATGCACCAGGCCAGGCCATGTAGGAAaggcattttgcttttttattttctgtaaaactctgtaaataaaatataaaaccaaggGATGTGGCAGGACACTGATTTGTGGCAAGTGTGCTGAGCCGAGGCTGGGAGGCACTTGACTTCAGGCACTGACTCTACCAACCCAAGGGCAACAGAAGAATATATTAGATTTTCATTGATAGGAATCTGTGGGGGAGAGGTGTCTGGAGCCAGCCCTCACCCTCCCTGCCAGTGCCTGGTGAGCCCTGAAAGTGAGAGGAAGGGGCACCGGAAGCCAGTGGGTAGGAAATTTAGAATGCTGTGCTGGCCATGCTGCCAGGCCCAAAGATGCGGGGCAGGGCGTCCAGTGATTCCTCCAGCCGTCGATGGGCAGACTGTCCCTCTTCCCCTGTAATGGGTAAGGATGGGGTTAGGAGCGATCTTAGCCCCATCTCGGCCCTCCCATCCGTGACTCCACTCACTCCTGCTCCCATCAGCCAAACTGTTGTGGAACTCTACTTGACCTGtatctcccatcccccagcctcaCCACACTGTTGCAGGCTCTGTCGAGCGGCTTCCCTCACAGCTTCTGTGTCCGTTTGGCACAGGTACACCAGGGGCTCAATGCCCTCAGGAGCCTACCGGGGGAGGGAACATTGAGGTGGGCCCAGTGGAGCAGGTGGGAAAGGCCcacagcccagggctgggggaacTGGGAGGGGCATGAAGTGCAGGGGTTGGCAGGCATTACCTTGATACAGCCCAGGGCCAGGCAACCAGCCACTCTTGTCTGTACATCCTCATCCTCGAGTTGGTCCAGGAAGCACAGTAGGGCCTGGGTAAGGGTGGGAGGGCAGACTTAGCCAGACACTGGGAGCCTGGGACCCCAAGCCTTTTCCTCAAGAAGGGCCTGCCTGACTCTCACCCTTTCCCTAAAGACGGGGCCCAGTGACAGGCTCCGGAGCTGGGTGCTGACAGCAGCCATGACCTTGTTGTTGCCATGGACAAGCAGGGAGCTGAGGGCCCGAAGCCCATCCCTTTGCAGTCTCCCCTCAGGAGCCAACCTCAGGGCCTTCAGCACAACAGCTTGGTCATCTGAATTCAAATTCCGCACCAGTAAcactgaaagaagaaaggagagttgGGACAAGGTAGCAGGGCAAGGAACTTTGTGGGGTAGGGTCTTGTATACTCATGTTCTCATCCACACCCACAGAGTCAGGCCACTTTGTGATCAGGGCCTCTGGCTCACCCTCCTCGGCGGTCTCAGTCACATAGGCCTCCATAGAGGGGCTGTCCAAGGCTTCGACATAACTCCAGAACTGGAAGATGGTGAACTGCTCTCCAGGGCCTGTCTGGGGCCTCCTGGGCAGCTTCTGCCCCAGGGCATCCTCCAGGAACTTGACACACACTGTGGGAGGCAGTGCTGCAAGCCTCAGGGTTTGGGTGGAGCCAGGCCCTTAGAGGGAAGAGTGCTCCCATCCCAGGTTCAGGTCCAGGGGCCCCCCATCCAAACCCTACCCCTCTGGGTCCTTCCATGCAAAGAAACAAGCCTTCATTATTTCCTCACACTGCTCAGCTCAGCAGGTCTGTGTAGGCTGACCTGGCTTTTCCTGAGATCCCATCACTAGGGATCCAACAAAGGAGGTAAGAGGGGGCAGGTAGGCAGCCCACTCACCAGCCTCAGCTAGGCCTGGCTGGCGCAGGGAGAGACGGGCACTGTATTGATTGCAGAAGGTGAGGAGCACTCTCTCTACGGGGCAGATGAAGGGGCTGAGTCCCTCTGTGCACTGGTCCCAGAAGGTGAGGAAGCTGGGCCGAGAGGCTGAGAACTGCACCACTACGAGGAGGTGCAGACAACCATCAGCAACAGAGCAGGCAGGTGGGCAGACAGGCGTGCAGATGGGGCTAGGTAAGGGAGGAGCTTCAGGGCAGACAGAGCCCTTACCTTCCTGGGCAGAGGTGGCAGGTACTTCCCATCGTCTGCTAAGCTCACATACGGCCTCTAGCACTCTGGCTTCCCTCAGCAGCCGCTCCAGGGCCCATGCCTCCTGGCAGCGCAGGGGCCCAAATGTGCCCAGTTTCTGGAGAATAGGGATGGCCTCATCTCAGGATGAAGCTTGGGGAGGGTGGAGCCCAGGGACTACAAGTCCCAGCATGCATGGAGAGGATGGGGGAAGCCATGGGAGGTGTTCCACTCAGCAAGAGCCAAATGCTAGAGCCCTGGGGCAGTGGGGAGTGGAAGTCAGAGGAGGCATGGAGGGTCAGTATTGAAGTGCAGCGCTCCCTGGGGTAGGGGGTTACAAAAGGAGGGTGTGGAGAATACCACTAGCCTCACCAGCAGGAGGCGGCTGCAGTGGTACAGGTGCTGGACCAAGGCAGCGTCCAGAGCTGGACACTCCGTGCTGAGGGGGCGGGCACTGGGTAAGTCAAGGCTGTCCTcagccccaggctccaggctgtttgGGGGCCTGAGAGAAAAAGGGGGTCATCCACCCCAGGAGCACACATCACCATGTggtcaacgtttatttttattaaggttccccccccccccccccccagaatggAAGAGCAGACAATACACAGACAACAGACAATGGGTAAGTTCACGGAGGACttccagaaggaggaagagactaCGACCAGCAGGTGTTAGTGGGGGTCTCCAGGGTTCGTCTGTCTTTTCCCACCTCCAGCTACAACTTCTGGGACCACCAGGGCCGCCGGGGTTGGGATGGCTGGGAGTAGGGTTGCAGGTGGGATGGTCTATGTAATGTGGACTCCAAGGGGTTGTGGCCCAAAGGGTTCAGGGCACAGGGCCCTAACCTgggcagcagcagagagaggacaggccAGGCATGACTCTTAACCAGGAATTGGCAAAGGCCACTCTGGGACAGAGAGCCAAGGGGCTGGGTTCTCGGGGAAAACCTGGGTTGAGACAGAGGGGGTTGGTGCTGGGGGACCCAGGGTGCATGGAGAGGCACCGAAAGGGCTTGTTCATAGGGTAGGTCCAAGGTGAGTccaagggaaagaggaggagctggaggatcACAAGCTGATGGGGACCAGCAGGAGAGGCAGGCATTGCCCGGACCAGAAGGAGGGAGGTCAAAAGCACTGGGGATACAGATGGGGTTGGAAACAGGCATCAGGGACACATGAAGACTAcatggggtgaggggtgggggtgtcaAACACAGATGCACCTGCTGGCAAGTGTATCCCCTCCTGCCACCTCCAGTCTTGCCACTCTCCTTGTGTGCTCTACCTGGCTCCACCTCACCTGTTCCCCTTTCTGGCCTTTCCCCTTCACTTGGCACTCCCCTCACCTCTTCCCCCTCACCTGTCTCCAGGACTATCGATGTCTTCATCTTCATCCTCATTGAGGAAGCTGAAGCTCTCCAGGGCATGCTCCACAGTGATACTAAGGCTGGAGGCCCGGCTGCGAGTGAGGCCTTGTTTCTGCTGGGGTTGGGAAGGGAGTCAGTGCTACTGCCCACTGCCTTGCTGCCCTCCCTGCTGCAGCCCACCTGGCCCTCCTTACCATGAGCAGACTCTCCAGCCGGGTCACCTCCTGCTCTAGGCCCTGCAGCTCAGGGAACTGGCCACGATAGTCATCCAGGGCAGCCATTAGGGCCCCTAGTGCCTCTTCCAGCCTCCTATCCCCAGCCCCTCCAGCTGCTCCTGGAACTGGGGCCTGAGTGGCCACAGCCAGGCTAAGATCTAAATGCTGGGCCACAGGGGCTACGGGTGAGAGAGGGGGACTTGGATTCTGAAGGTCCGGTTCTGGGGAATCTGGGGATGGACTTGTGAGGGGTTCGCAACTGGAACAGGCAGGACTTGGGTAGGAGGTGCTGGGGGCTACGGGGTCTGCCTGAGTGCAAGGAGTGGAAAATGGGTAGCTACAAGACTGGGTGTTGGTGCCTGGGAGGGTAGGGTCTGCCTTTGCAGAGGAGCTGGGAAGCATGGCATGGTCTAGAAAAGTGGAAGAGCTTACAGTTATAAGGGTGGGGCTTGTGACAGGATGGGTGGGGCTCCTAGTGGTCTGGACTGGGTCCTTAGCCTTGGGGGTAGGACTTGTAGTGGTGTGAGTTGACATCCTGGCTTTGTGAGCAGGGCTTGTACTTGCATGGGTGGGGCTTGTAGTGGCATGGGTGGGGCTTGCAGTAGTGTGGGTGGGGCTTATAGTGGTTTGGGTGAGGCTTGCAGTGGTATGGGTAGGGCTTGTTGTAGTGTGGATGGGGCTTGTGGTGGTCTGGACTGGGCCTGTAGTATTGGGGGTAGGACCTTCAGTAGTGAGGGTGCAAAGCATTGGCTTGTGGGTGGGACTTGTGGTGGTCTGGACTGGGGCTGTGGCACTGGGAGTAGGGCTTGTAGTGGTGAGGGTAGAGACCATGGGCTTGTGGGTGGAAGCTGTGGTAGTATGAGTGAGGCTTGGAGCACTTTGGGTAAGGCTGATGTCATTATAGGCAGATCCTCTGATGGTGTGGGTAGGGCCTGGCAGTTCAGAAGAGCTAGAGTCTGTGATCTTGTGAACCAAATCTAGGTGTGCAGACAAAGCAGGGTCTGTAGATATGTGGGTGGGGCCTGTTGTACTGAGGGTAAGGCTTGTGGCAGAATGGCAAGGGTCCACAGCAGGAGGGACAGGACCAGGTTGCTCCCCATGGGTGGGATCTAGGTGTGCAGGCAGGCTAGGTCCCTGAGCTAAGCATTCTAGGCCCAGAGCCTCCACAGAAGCCTCAGCCAAGGCAGCATCCACACTGGCCTCACTGATGTGGCTCAGAGTCCGGCTATAGGGGGCATGGCCATTGGCCAGGGCTGGGGCCATGATCCCCTCTTCATCCACAGGTGCAGAGGTGGGGGTCTCAGGCCTACGGAAGGCGACTTGAATGGGTAGAGGTTCAGGTTGCTGCACCAGAGGCCTGGGAGCTGAAGAGTGGCGGGCAATGCCTGAAAGCTGGGGGCTGGATGAGTCGTCTGAAGATTCGGATGACAAGGACCATGCCGTCCCATTCTCCAGCTCCTCCTGCCGCCTCAGCATATtctgggagagaagaaagggtgCTTCAGGACCACCCCAGGGAGCCCCTGGAGGATGGTGGGGCCTAAGCCTGGCCTGTGACTCACATAAAAGGCCTGTTCCCGAAGTGAGGGCGTGTCTGGTGGGCTCTGGCTATAGGTGGAGAAGCGCTTGGTGACTGTGGAGGCCTTGTTGACAGTGGAAGCAGTTGAGGGCTGGTCATCCTTGTCGAAAGGGCTGGGGAGGTAAGAGGCTTTTAGCAGGTGCCACAGGCCCCTTGGTCCTGTCCCCAAGCCACTCAACAACACCAACCTCCATGTGACTTCCAGGCTGAGCTTGATGGTGCCGAGGTCATTGATGTCCACAGCCACAACTTGGGGCAGGGCAGCAAACAGGTCCTTGGTCTCACAGGAGACACTGCCTACAACCACATGGTTGGCCAGACCCTTCAGTTCTGTCACCTGTAGCCAAGAATGCATCATAAGGTCATAAGGGTATAGGGATCATGAGGTTGTGGGAGATCAGAGGTCTGAATATGCATAGACGTTATGTGACAGTCACAGGGTCATAGGGCTATGACAAGGTTGCAGGGATTGGAATTCTCTGAGTGATGAGGCCATGGAGGATTGAAGCATCCTGGGAGCATGTGGATTACAGAGGTCTAAGGTCACTGTAGCCATGGGGGTCACAGTCTCATGAGGGTTTAGGGAGTCAAATATTTACAAGATTAAAAGATCATAAGAAAATCACAGAGTTATGAAGGACATGGGGATTACATATTCACAGAGCCATGAAGCCAGCTGGGAGTTACAGGGTAAGGGTCTTAGGGTCATGAGGGGTTCACGAGTCAAGGAGTCACAGGATCATTTGACCTGTGGTCCTGGGTAGACGCATCACCTTGATAGACAGGAATTCcgtgagcagaggaagaaagacgGTTTCCTCGCTGTCCCACACCTGCTTTCCGCTACCCTCAATCCGGCCCCGTAGTTTCCAGCGTTGACGCCCATATTTCATGCAGATCTAGGTGAACAGGCAAGATGAGGCAGCCCCTGGTGTTGTGACCCTCTCATTCCAGCCCTTCCTTGCCGTTCTCATACCTCATACTGATCCCCCACACACAGCCTGGCGAAGCCAGCCAGCCCTAGGAGTAGAGGAGGAGATGAGCCATGATGAGGGGTCTCAGGCACACAATCCCCTCTCCCTAGCACCAGTCTGTCCCCATCACTTAGTACCTTTCATCCGGAGATGGAACTCGCCCAGCTGTGCTTCCAGCTCACTCTCCAGCAGACACATGCtctgggaggggtgggcagggacaAGAGCGGATCAAGAACCAGTCCTCTCTTACCAGCTCTGCTATACCCTGTGCCTCTGCCTTCTGGACACCCATCCCTCACCTCTGTGTACTCGCGATGCCCTCGAGTGGCTTCGGCCAGGCTGTCCCGGGCCTCTCGGCTCCCTGGAGACCCAGTGCTGTAGGCACGGATCATGTTGTAGGCGCCATCCCGGAGACG
This genomic window contains:
- the RIPOR1 gene encoding rho family-interacting cell polarization regulator 1 isoform X2, translated to MSAKKRGSPARTHSMMSLSVRPQRRLLSARVNRSQSFAGVLGSQERGPRSFPAFSPPGPPRKPPALSRVSRMFSVAHPAPKVPQPERLDLVYTALKQGLTAYLEVHQQEQEKLQGQIRESKRNSRLGFLYDLDKQVKSIERFLRRLEFHASKIDELYEAYCVQRRLRDGAYNMIRAYSTGSPGSREARDSLAEATRGHREYTESMCLLESELEAQLGEFHLRMKGLAGFARLCVGDQYEICMKYGRQRWKLRGRIEGSGKQVWDSEETVFLPLLTEFLSIKVTELKGLANHVVVGSVSCETKDLFAALPQVVAVDINDLGTIKLSLEVTWSPFDKDDQPSTASTVNKASTVTKRFSTYSQSPPDTPSLREQAFYNMLRRQEELENGTAWSLSSESSDDSSSPQLSGIARHSSAPRPLVQQPEPLPIQVAFRRPETPTSAPVDEEGIMAPALANGHAPYSRTLSHISEASVDAALAEASVEALGLECLAQGPSLPAHLDPTHGEQPGPVPPAVDPCHSATSLTLSTTGPTHISTDPALSAHLDLVHKITDSSSSELPGPTHTIRGSAYNDISLTQSAPSLTHTTTASTHKPMVSTLTTTSPTPSATAPVQTTTSPTHKPMLCTLTTEGPTPNTTGPVQTTTSPIHTTTSPTHTTASLTQTTISPTHTTASPTHATTSPTHASTSPAHKARMSTHTTTSPTPKAKDPVQTTRSPTHPVTSPTLITVSSSTFLDHAMLPSSSAKADPTLPGTNTQSCSYPFSTPCTQADPVAPSTSYPSPACSSCEPLTSPSPDSPEPDLQNPSPPLSPVAPVAQHLDLSLAVATQAPVPGAAGGAGDRRLEEALGALMAALDDYRGQFPELQGLEQEVTRLESLLMKQGLTRSRASSLSITVEHALESFSFLNEDEDEDIDSPGDRPPNSLEPGAEDSLDLPSARPLSTECPALDAALVQHLYHCSRLLLKLGTFGPLRCQEAWALERLLREARVLEAVCELSRRWEVPATSAQEVVQFSASRPSFLTFWDQCTEGLSPFICPVERVLLTFCNQYSARLSLRQPGLAEAVCVKFLEDALGQKLPRRPQTGPGEQFTIFQFWSYVEALDSPSMEAYVTETAEEVLLVRNLNSDDQAVVLKALRLAPEGRLQRDGLRALSSLLVHGNNKVMAAVSTQLRSLSLGPVFRERALLCFLDQLEDEDVQTRVAGCLALGCIKAPEGIEPLVYLCQTDTEAVREAARQSLQQCGEEGQSAHRRLEESLDALPRIFGPGSMASTAF
- the RIPOR1 gene encoding rho family-interacting cell polarization regulator 1 isoform X1, with product MSAKKRGSPARTHSMMSLSVRPQRRLLSARVNRSQSFAGVLGSQERGPRSFPAFSPPGPPRKPPALSRVSRMFSVAHPAPKVPQPERLDLVYTALKQGLTAYLEVHQQEQEKLQGQIRESKRNSRLGFLYDLDKQVKSIERFLRRLEFHASKIDELYEAYCVQRRLRDGAYNMIRAYSTGSPGSREARDSLAEATRGHREYTESMCLLESELEAQLGEFHLRMKGLAGFARLCVGDQYEICMKYGRQRWKLRGRIEGSGKQVWDSEETVFLPLLTEFLSIKVTELKGLANHVVVGSVSCETKDLFAALPQVVAVDINDLGTIKLSLEVTWSPFDKDDQPSTASTVNKASTVTKRFSTYSQSPPDTPSLREQAFYNMLRRQEELENGTAWSLSSESSDDSSSPQLSGIARHSSAPRPLVQQPEPLPIQVAFRRPETPTSAPVDEEGIMAPALANGHAPYSRTLSHISEASVDAALAEASVEALGLECLAQGPSLPAHLDPTHGEQPGPVPPAVDPCHSATSLTLSTTGPTHISTDPALSAHLDLVHKITDSSSSELPGPTHTIRGSAYNDISLTQSAPSLTHTTTASTHKPMVSTLTTTSPTPSATAPVQTTTSPTHKPMLCTLTTEGPTPNTTGPVQTTTSPIHTTTSPTHTTASLTQTTISPTHTTASPTHATTSPTHASTSPAHKARMSTHTTTSPTPKAKDPVQTTRSPTHPVTSPTLITVSSSTFLDHAMLPSSSAKADPTLPGTNTQSCSYPFSTPCTQADPVAPSTSYPSPACSSCEPLTSPSPDSPEPDLQNPSPPLSPVAPVAQHLDLSLAVATQAPVPGAAGGAGDRRLEEALGALMAALDDYRGQFPELQGLEQEVTRLESLLMQKQGLTRSRASSLSITVEHALESFSFLNEDEDEDIDSPGDRPPNSLEPGAEDSLDLPSARPLSTECPALDAALVQHLYHCSRLLLKLGTFGPLRCQEAWALERLLREARVLEAVCELSRRWEVPATSAQEVVQFSASRPSFLTFWDQCTEGLSPFICPVERVLLTFCNQYSARLSLRQPGLAEAVCVKFLEDALGQKLPRRPQTGPGEQFTIFQFWSYVEALDSPSMEAYVTETAEEVLLVRNLNSDDQAVVLKALRLAPEGRLQRDGLRALSSLLVHGNNKVMAAVSTQLRSLSLGPVFRERALLCFLDQLEDEDVQTRVAGCLALGCIKAPEGIEPLVYLCQTDTEAVREAARQSLQQCGEEGQSAHRRLEESLDALPRIFGPGSMASTAF